The Raphanus sativus cultivar WK10039 chromosome 2, ASM80110v3, whole genome shotgun sequence genome includes a region encoding these proteins:
- the LOC108840075 gene encoding subtilisin-like protease SBT4.13: MAKLLAFFCFFSYIIVLFLCSVSAAIDDNQDQQVYVVYMGALPSSEVYTPMSDHMIILQGITGESSNEGRLVRSYKRSFNGFAARLTQSERERIANMEGVVSVFPNKNLQLQTTTSWDFMGLKEGRAANRNLAVESNTIIGVIDGGITPESESFSDKGFGLPPQKWKGVCSGGKNFTCNNKLIGARDYTSEGSRDTVGHGTHTASTIAGNAVADTSFYGLGNGTMRGGVPASRIVTYKVCTWLGCSSDSILAAFDDAIADGVDIISISVNMGYASAFEEDPVAIGAFHAIAKGILTVNSAGNSGPEQQTLESVAPWILTVAASNTNRAFSTKVVLGNGKTLVGKSVNTFGLNGTMYPLVYGKSAVNSSACSVESAEKCEEGCLQESLVKGKVVVCNSTDSYDALANGAVAGISLNRTPNVAFVTSFPLSALSQEDLDSLVSYIKSESSPVATILRTEESYSQQAPVVAAFSSRGPNTIATDILKPDISAPGVEILAAFSPEISPSSSVYDTRRVKYSVLSGTSMSCPHVTGVAAYIRTFHPQWSPSMIKSAIMTTAWPMNASETGFVSTEFAYGAGHVDPISANNPGLVYDLSKADYTAFLCGMKYNATTVKLISGETVTCTGETLTRNLNYPSMSAKLSASKSSFIVSFKRTVTNVGTPNSIYKSKVVPNLGSKLNVKVLPSALVFKKVNEKQSFTVIVTGSALDSKLLLSANLIWSDGARNVRSPIVVYKNE; encoded by the exons ATGGCGAAACTACTAGctttcttttgcttcttctcctACATCATTGTCCTATTCTTGTGTTCAGTCTCAGCAGCCATAGATGATAACCAAGACCAACAG GTGTATGTCGTCTACATGGGTGCACTTCCGTCTAGCGAGGTCTACACACCAATGTCCGATCACATGATTATTCTTCAAGGAATCACCGGAGAGAG TTCTAACGAAGGTCGTTTGGTGAGAAGTTACAAGAGGAGTTTCAACGGGTTCGCCGCTCGACTCACTCAGTCAGAACGAGAAAGAATAGCCA ATATGGAAGGAGTTGTGTCTGTATTCCCTAATAAGAATCTACAGCTCCAAACGACCACCTCGTGGGACTTTATGGGGTTAAAGGAAGGAAGGGCGGCGAATCGGAACCTGGCCGTGGAGAGTAACACCATTATCGGAGTCATTGACGGTGGGATCACGCCGGAATCAGAAAGCTTTTCTGACAAAGGCTTTGGTCTTCCTCCTCAAAAATGGAAAGGTGTTTGCTCCGGCGGCAAAAACTTCACGTGCAACAA CAAACTGATTGGTGCAAGAGACTATACAAGTGAAGGATCTAGGGACACTGTTGGACATGGTACACATACAGCGTCCACGATAGCTGGAAACGCTGTGGCAGACACAAGCTTTTATGGACTTGGCAATGGAACCATGAGGGGAGGCGTTCCGGCCTCAAGAATTGTCACTTACAAAGTTTGCACCTGGTTAGGGTGTAGCTCCGATAGTATATTGGCTGCCTTTGATGATGCGATTGCAGATGGTGTAGACATCATTAGCATCTCCGTTAATATGGGATACGCCTCTGCTTTTGAAGAGGACCCGGTCGCTATAGGGGCTTTTCACGCTATAGCTAAAGGGATTCTCACTGTGAATTCAGCTGGTAACAGCGGTCCGGAACAGCAAACGCTAGAGAGTGTAGCTCCGTGGATCCTCACGGTTGCTGCCAGTAACACCAACCGTGCGTTTTCTACGAAAGTTGTTCTCGGTAACGGTAAAACACTTGTC GGAAAATCAGTGAACACGTTTGGTTTGAACGGAACGATGTATCCTCTTGTGTACGGAAAATCTGCTGTTAATTCGTCTGCATGCAGCGTGGAATCGGCAGA GAAATGCGAAGAAGGGTGTCTTCAAGAATCCCTAGTGAAAGGAAAAGTTGTGGTTTGCAATTCCACGGATTCATACGATGCTCTTGCAAATGGAGCTGTTGCAGGCATATCTCTCAACCGTACACCAAATGTTGCCTTCGTCACTTCTTTTCCCCTCTCTGCTTTATCACAAGAAGACTTAGACTCTCTTGTTTCTTACATTAAGTCCGAAAG TTCTCCGGTAGCTACCATTCTAAGAACCGAGGAAAGTTATAGTCAGCAAGCTCCAGTCGTTGCTGCCTTCTCTTCTCGTGGTCCAAACACCATAGCAACTGATATTCTCAAG CCGGATATATCAGCGCCAGGAGTTGAGATTCTCGCTGCATTTTCACCTGAGATTTCACCATCCTCAAGTGTGTATGACACAAGACGTGTGAAGTACTCTGTTCTCTCCGGAACTTCAATGTCTTGTCCACATGTTACAGGCGTGGCCGCGTACATCAGGACGTTTCATCCTCAATGGTCTCCTTCCATGATCAAATCTGCCATTATGACAACCG CTTGGCCGATGAATGCTTCTGAAACTGGCTTTGTATCAACCGAGTTTGCTTATGGAGCTGGCCATGTCGACCCGATATCTGCAAATAATCCTGGACTCGTATATGATTTAAGTAAAGCAGACTACACTGCCTTCCTCTGCGGCATGAAGTACAATGCAACTACCGTGAAACTCATATCCGGTGAAACCGTCACTTGCACTGGAGAAACCTTAACTAGAAACCTTAACTATCCTTCAATGTCGGCAAAATTGTCGGCATCTAAAAGTTCATTCATCGTGAGTTTCAAAAGAACCGTCACCAACGTGGGTACCCCAAATTCAATATACAAATCAAAAGTTGTCCCAAATCTAGGATCTAAGCTCAACGTCAAGGTCTTGCCTAGCGCCTTGGTTTTTAAGAAGGTAAACGAGAAGCAGTCTTTCACGGTAATTGTTACAGGCAGCGCTCTCGACTCAAAACTGCTTTTATCTGCAAACCTAATATGGTCTGATGGCGCACGTAATGTGAGAAGCCCTATTGTTGTTTATAAAAATGAGTga